Proteins encoded together in one Anaerotignum propionicum DSM 1682 window:
- a CDS encoding aldo/keto reductase — translation MEYLKITEELSFSRIIQGFWRLVQWEWSAKELEAFMQECVERGVTTFDTAEVYGFGECETQLGRVFARNPALRNKIQLVSKTGIFNHEGFKYYDTSYDRVKTSCKESLQRLSCDCLDLYLIHREDPCFDPKETGRALLELKKEGLVKEIGVSNFDPIKFQALNQFCENQLCTNQIEWNPCCYEHIHSGMIDLLTQKQLHPMIWSPLAGGKLFTSQEPPYVRVREKLSEIAQRHDVEAEVIAYAWLLYHPVKAMPIVGSSKLSRLESAINALDVKLERWEWYEIYTASAGTRLR, via the coding sequence ATGGAATATTTGAAAATAACAGAAGAGCTTTCTTTTTCCCGCATCATACAGGGGTTTTGGCGTCTGGTTCAATGGGAGTGGAGTGCAAAAGAGCTAGAGGCTTTTATGCAAGAATGCGTGGAACGGGGGGTGACAACCTTTGATACCGCAGAGGTGTATGGTTTTGGTGAATGTGAAACCCAATTGGGACGGGTGTTTGCTAGAAATCCGGCTTTACGCAATAAAATTCAGCTGGTAAGCAAAACGGGAATTTTTAATCATGAAGGTTTTAAATATTATGATACTTCCTATGATAGAGTTAAAACTTCATGCAAAGAAAGTCTGCAACGTCTTTCCTGCGATTGTTTGGATTTGTATTTGATTCATCGGGAAGACCCTTGCTTTGATCCAAAGGAAACGGGAAGGGCGTTACTAGAATTGAAGAAAGAGGGCTTAGTAAAGGAAATCGGCGTGTCAAACTTTGACCCCATTAAATTTCAAGCACTAAATCAATTTTGCGAAAATCAGCTTTGTACCAATCAGATAGAATGGAATCCATGTTGCTACGAGCATATTCATTCGGGAATGATTGACCTTTTGACGCAAAAACAGCTTCATCCAATGATCTGGTCACCCCTGGCAGGGGGAAAGCTATTCACTTCCCAAGAACCACCCTATGTTAGGGTTAGAGAAAAACTTTCGGAAATCGCACAGCGTCATGATGTGGAGGCGGAGGTCATTGCCTACGCGTGGTTATTGTATCATCCTGTAAAGGCAATGCCCATTGTGGGAAGCAGTAAGCTTTCTCGTTTGGAAAGCGCCATAAATGCTTTGGACGTAAAATTGGAGCGCTGGGAATGGTATGAAATTTATACTGCAAGCGCAGGAACTAGATTGAGATAG
- the argB gene encoding acetylglutamate kinase, whose amino-acid sequence MVTDCNNIKAKVLTAALPYIQKYTGRTVVIKYGGNAMIHQELKKAVMSDIILLSLVGIHVVLVHGGGPEISGMLKKLDIPSRFIDGLRYTDEETAEVVQMVLAGKTNKDLVSLIGQLGGKAIGLCGIDGGMIKAKKIQGDYGYVGEITEINTEPITQAIQSGYIPVIATVGTDCKGQTYNINADTAAAEIAAALQAENIITLTDIRGLMRDISDENSLIPVVKIDEVETLINDGIISGGMIPKVKSLKKSVLSGVEKAVMIDGRIVHSILIEMFSDEGVGTMFMK is encoded by the coding sequence ATGGTTACAGACTGCAACAACATAAAGGCAAAGGTTTTAACGGCGGCACTGCCTTATATACAAAAATATACAGGAAGAACGGTAGTAATAAAATACGGCGGCAATGCAATGATTCATCAAGAATTAAAAAAAGCAGTGATGAGCGACATTATTCTGCTCTCCTTAGTAGGCATACATGTGGTACTGGTGCATGGGGGCGGTCCTGAAATCAGTGGCATGTTAAAAAAACTAGATATCCCCTCTCGTTTCATAGATGGGTTGCGGTATACCGACGAGGAAACCGCAGAGGTTGTGCAGATGGTGCTAGCTGGAAAAACCAACAAAGACCTTGTTTCCCTCATTGGGCAATTGGGGGGAAAGGCCATTGGTCTTTGCGGTATTGACGGCGGAATGATTAAGGCAAAAAAAATCCAAGGGGACTATGGATATGTTGGAGAAATTACAGAAATCAACACCGAACCCATCACCCAAGCGATACAAAGCGGATACATCCCTGTGATTGCAACTGTTGGCACCGATTGCAAAGGGCAGACCTATAATATCAATGCGGATACGGCGGCAGCAGAGATTGCGGCGGCGCTACAAGCAGAGAATATTATTACCCTTACAGATATCAGAGGATTGATGCGTGATATTTCTGACGAAAACTCCTTGATACCCGTGGTAAAAATAGACGAAGTGGAAACACTGATTAATGATGGGATTATCAGCGGCGGCATGATTCCCAAGGTGAAGAGCCTAAAAAAGTCCGTATTATCCGGCGTAGAAAAAGCGGTCATGATAGACGGCCGGATTGTACATTCCATCTTGATTGAAATGTTCTCTGACGAAGGCGTTGGAACCATGTTTATGAAGTGA
- the argJ gene encoding bifunctional glutamate N-acetyltransferase/amino-acid acetyltransferase ArgJ: MEKITGGVTAPKGFLAGGLHCGVRASQMKKDLAMIYSQTPCTAAAVYTQNKVYGAPITVTKNNIANGMAQAMICNSGNANTCNADGVEKAEAMCQMTAEALGLSPEDIIIASTGVIGAVLPLEPIAKGIKELAPQLTADGGALAAEAIMTTDTKAKEEAYTIEIGGKTVTIGAMAKGSGMIHPNMATMLGFLTTDAAITTPMLNKALKLAVDDTFNMVSVDGDTSTNDMVSIMANGMAENPMIEAEGAEFEAFLTVIKEICTSMAKKIAGDGEGATKLMECTVNGAPTTPLAKAIAKSIITSSLTKAAMFGADANWGRILCAIGYTEGDFQVDTISVDISSTKGSIHVCENGAGVAFDEEVAKNILLEEEIHIQVELNQGEGTATAWGCDLTYDYVKINGDYRT; encoded by the coding sequence ATGGAGAAAATAACAGGTGGTGTTACTGCACCTAAGGGCTTCCTCGCCGGCGGTTTACACTGCGGCGTGCGTGCAAGCCAGATGAAAAAAGACTTAGCTATGATTTACAGCCAAACCCCTTGCACGGCGGCGGCAGTTTATACACAAAATAAAGTTTACGGTGCTCCCATTACCGTGACCAAAAACAACATTGCAAACGGAATGGCTCAGGCTATGATTTGCAACAGCGGAAACGCAAACACCTGTAACGCCGACGGCGTGGAAAAGGCCGAGGCAATGTGCCAAATGACAGCGGAGGCCTTAGGGCTCTCCCCCGAGGATATTATCATTGCTTCCACAGGGGTTATCGGTGCTGTGCTACCCCTTGAGCCTATTGCAAAGGGCATCAAGGAATTGGCACCTCAACTCACAGCAGACGGCGGTGCTTTGGCGGCAGAAGCCATTATGACCACTGATACCAAAGCAAAGGAAGAAGCTTATACCATTGAAATTGGCGGCAAAACAGTGACCATTGGCGCAATGGCAAAGGGAAGCGGCATGATTCATCCCAACATGGCAACCATGCTGGGATTCTTAACAACAGATGCGGCAATTACTACCCCAATGCTAAATAAGGCCTTAAAATTAGCTGTAGATGATACCTTTAATATGGTCAGCGTTGATGGGGATACCTCCACCAACGATATGGTTTCCATTATGGCAAACGGTATGGCTGAAAACCCTATGATTGAGGCAGAAGGTGCCGAATTTGAAGCCTTTTTAACGGTAATCAAGGAAATCTGTACTTCAATGGCTAAAAAAATTGCCGGGGATGGTGAAGGTGCTACAAAGCTTATGGAATGCACAGTGAATGGTGCACCTACTACCCCTTTAGCAAAAGCAATTGCCAAATCCATCATTACCTCCAGCTTAACGAAAGCGGCAATGTTTGGCGCAGATGCCAACTGGGGACGTATTCTTTGTGCCATTGGCTATACAGAAGGAGATTTTCAAGTAGACACCATTTCTGTTGATATTTCCTCAACCAAAGGCAGTATTCACGTTTGCGAAAATGGCGCTGGAGTTGCCTTTGACGAAGAAGTGGCAAAAAATATTCTTTTGGAAGAAGAAATTCATATTCAAGTTGAACTCAACCAAGGAGAAGGCACGGCTACGGCGTGGGGCTGCGACCTAACTTATGATTATGTAAAAATCAATGGAGATTACCGCACCTGA
- a CDS encoding CPBP family intramembrane glutamic endopeptidase yields the protein MKTENKKMGLSLILTIYLVCFVFRGFEYFVLQTDRGFFGEAFLHKLAGICILFFTLRYLCISWREIGFSKGKRGKYLAYGILLGVLVFFPAYGTEFIMQTISGNAPKLQWYVTSYSIQGNLGYQTDLIFYILCIAGNIINVVMEEGVFRGLFLKLAEKKYSFLWATILSSLLFGLWHVAAPMRSFLEGNMNIFPACMAMLSLTIMSGLMGAKLCMLTKIFGNLWVPMADHFVNNTIVNLLHISAVSGSDQMQVMRIAIAQTLSFFIVLFLYWKTKASKKDTFRE from the coding sequence ATGAAAACAGAAAACAAAAAAATGGGACTATCGTTGATTCTAACCATTTATTTAGTATGTTTTGTTTTTCGGGGCTTTGAATACTTCGTTTTACAAACGGACAGAGGATTTTTTGGAGAGGCATTTCTGCATAAATTGGCAGGAATATGCATTCTCTTTTTTACGTTGAGATATTTATGCATTTCATGGAGAGAGATTGGTTTTTCCAAAGGAAAGCGGGGGAAGTATCTGGCGTATGGTATACTCCTTGGAGTATTGGTGTTTTTTCCTGCTTACGGTACGGAATTTATCATGCAAACTATTTCAGGAAATGCACCAAAACTGCAATGGTATGTGACCAGCTACAGCATACAAGGTAATTTGGGTTATCAAACAGATTTGATTTTTTACATTCTTTGTATTGCAGGAAACATTATAAATGTGGTAATGGAGGAAGGGGTTTTTCGGGGGCTGTTTCTGAAACTTGCAGAGAAAAAATACTCCTTTTTGTGGGCAACCATTCTTTCGTCTTTGCTGTTTGGGCTTTGGCATGTTGCAGCACCGATGCGGAGTTTTTTAGAAGGAAATATGAATATCTTTCCTGCCTGCATGGCGATGCTCAGCTTGACCATTATGTCGGGTTTGATGGGAGCAAAGCTATGTATGCTGACCAAAATTTTCGGAAATCTATGGGTTCCCATGGCAGACCATTTTGTGAATAATACCATAGTGAATTTATTGCATATTTCTGCTGTTTCGGGGTCAGACCAGATGCAGGTGATGCGTATTGCCATTGCCCAAACCTTATCATTTTTCATTGTACTTTTTCTGTATTGGAAAACCAAGGCCAGCAAAAAGGATACCTTTCGTGAATAG
- the asnS gene encoding asparagine--tRNA ligase: MDLTTVKSIYRDTAAYASKEVTIGGWIRTMRVSKNFGFIELNDGSFFKNLQVVFEAEALSNYTEITKQGVGAALIVKGILMETPDAKQSFELKATEIQVEGTSAPEYPLQKKRHGVEFLRQIAYLRPRTNMFSATFRVRSLIAFAIHNFFQERGFVYAHTPIITGSDCEGAGEMFRVTTLDLNNLPKTEDGKIDFSKDFFGKETNLTVSGQLSAETFAMAFRNVYTFGPTFRAENSNTARHAAEFWMIEPEMAFADLEDNMELAEDMLKYIIRYVLENAPEEMEFFNSFVDKTLLERLQNILDNEFGRVTYTKAVELLIESGQVFEYPVEWGIDLQTEHERYLTEQIFKKPVFVTNYPKDIKAFYMRMNEDNKTVAAMDLLVPGVGEIIGGSQREERLDLLEQRMDELGLNKDDYWWYLDLRKYGGTRHAGFGLGFERAVMYLTGMGNIRDVLPYPRTVKNAEF; this comes from the coding sequence GTGGATTTGACAACAGTAAAATCAATCTACCGTGATACGGCTGCCTATGCAAGCAAAGAGGTAACCATCGGCGGTTGGATTCGTACCATGCGTGTTTCCAAAAATTTTGGCTTTATTGAGCTGAACGACGGCTCTTTCTTCAAAAACCTTCAGGTTGTTTTTGAAGCAGAAGCCTTATCTAATTATACAGAAATTACAAAGCAAGGCGTTGGTGCCGCTTTGATTGTAAAAGGAATTTTAATGGAAACTCCTGATGCAAAGCAGTCCTTCGAATTAAAGGCAACTGAAATTCAGGTAGAAGGCACTTCTGCCCCCGAATATCCTTTGCAGAAAAAGCGCCACGGCGTTGAGTTCCTGCGCCAGATTGCTTATTTACGCCCTAGAACAAATATGTTCTCCGCAACCTTCCGTGTAAGAAGCTTGATTGCCTTTGCCATTCACAATTTCTTTCAGGAAAGAGGCTTTGTATATGCCCACACACCTATCATCACAGGCAGTGACTGTGAAGGTGCAGGGGAAATGTTCCGCGTAACCACATTAGACCTAAACAACCTGCCAAAAACAGAGGACGGAAAAATCGATTTTTCCAAGGATTTCTTCGGAAAAGAAACAAATTTAACAGTAAGCGGTCAGCTTTCCGCAGAAACCTTTGCTATGGCATTCCGTAATGTATACACCTTCGGCCCTACTTTCCGTGCTGAAAATTCCAATACTGCCCGTCATGCGGCAGAATTTTGGATGATTGAGCCGGAAATGGCGTTTGCTGACCTTGAGGACAATATGGAGCTGGCGGAGGATATGCTGAAATATATCATCCGCTATGTATTGGAAAATGCACCCGAGGAAATGGAGTTTTTCAACAGCTTTGTGGATAAAACTCTGTTGGAAAGACTGCAAAATATCTTGGATAATGAATTTGGCCGTGTAACCTATACAAAGGCTGTGGAATTGTTGATTGAAAGTGGACAAGTTTTTGAATATCCCGTTGAATGGGGCATCGATTTGCAGACTGAGCACGAACGCTATCTCACAGAGCAAATTTTCAAAAAACCCGTTTTTGTTACAAACTATCCCAAGGATATCAAGGCTTTTTACATGCGCATGAATGAGGATAATAAAACCGTTGCGGCAATGGATCTTTTGGTGCCCGGTGTTGGCGAAATCATCGGCGGAAGCCAGAGAGAGGAACGCTTAGACCTTCTGGAACAGCGTATGGACGAGCTGGGACTGAACAAAGACGATTACTGGTGGTATCTTGACCTTAGAAAATACGGTGGTACCAGACACGCAGGCTTTGGCTTGGGCTTTGAGCGTGCAGTAATGTATTTAACAGGTATGGGCAATATCCGTGATGTACTGCCTTATCCAAGAACGGTAAAGAACGCAGAATTCTAA
- a CDS encoding acetylornithine/succinylornithine family transaminase, producing the protein MSFEKIKQQDDDYIMHTYGRYPVALDHGKNATCYDVDGKEYIDMTSGIGVNALGFCDKAWIEAVTAQIQKLQHTSNLYYTAPCGEAAKLVCEKSGMKKMFFANSGAEANEGVFKAAKKYSFLKYGKGRSTIVALENSFHGRTLATLSATGQDTYHNYFFPFVDGLVFAKANDLEDTLSKLTDDVCAVIMEMVQGEGGVLPLNQEYVTAVYNACKEKDILFIVDEVQTGIGRTGSFFSYQQFGIQPDLVSCAKGLGGGLPIGGVLFGEKTEECLSAGDHGSTFGGNLVVCAGSIEILKRLNDDFLAEVQKKGEFIKNQILTMPHVTDVAGMGMMLGVSLDIDAKEVIQKCLDNGLLVLSAKTKVRLLPPLTITRKELEKGLSILANVLKTM; encoded by the coding sequence ATGAGCTTTGAAAAAATCAAACAACAAGACGACGACTATATCATGCATACCTACGGCCGCTACCCTGTGGCTCTTGACCACGGTAAAAACGCCACTTGCTATGATGTAGACGGTAAAGAATATATAGATATGACCAGCGGTATCGGCGTAAACGCATTGGGCTTTTGCGATAAAGCCTGGATCGAAGCAGTCACTGCACAGATTCAAAAACTACAGCATACTTCAAACCTATACTATACCGCTCCCTGTGGGGAAGCTGCAAAATTGGTCTGCGAGAAAAGCGGCATGAAAAAAATGTTCTTTGCCAATAGCGGCGCCGAGGCAAATGAAGGCGTTTTTAAAGCGGCAAAAAAGTATAGTTTCTTAAAATATGGTAAAGGTAGAAGCACCATTGTAGCTTTGGAAAATTCCTTCCATGGCAGAACTTTGGCTACCCTTTCTGCAACTGGTCAGGATACCTACCATAACTACTTCTTCCCCTTTGTAGACGGCCTTGTTTTTGCAAAAGCAAATGATTTGGAAGATACACTTTCCAAATTGACGGATGATGTATGCGCTGTTATTATGGAAATGGTTCAGGGAGAAGGCGGCGTTCTTCCTTTGAATCAGGAGTATGTAACGGCTGTATATAACGCTTGTAAAGAAAAGGATATTCTTTTCATTGTAGATGAGGTTCAGACAGGCATCGGCAGAACCGGTTCCTTCTTCAGCTATCAGCAATTTGGCATTCAACCTGACTTGGTATCCTGCGCAAAGGGTCTTGGCGGCGGCTTGCCCATTGGGGGCGTATTATTCGGCGAAAAAACCGAGGAATGCTTGTCTGCAGGAGATCATGGCTCCACCTTCGGCGGCAATCTCGTTGTTTGTGCTGGCTCTATTGAAATTTTGAAACGCTTGAACGATGATTTTCTGGCTGAGGTTCAGAAAAAAGGCGAATTTATTAAAAATCAGATTTTGACTATGCCCCATGTAACCGATGTTGCAGGCATGGGCATGATGCTTGGCGTAAGCCTAGATATAGATGCAAAAGAAGTTATCCAAAAATGCTTGGATAACGGTTTATTGGTACTTTCTGCAAAAACTAAGGTAAGACTTTTACCACCTTTAACCATTACCAGAAAAGAATTGGAAAAAGGTCTTTCCATACTAGCAAATGTATTAAAAACAATGTAA
- a CDS encoding alpha-hydroxy-acid oxidizing protein — MTYEEVLKAARECIGDKCFACPVCNGKACGNKLPGPGAKGIGDAAVRNYEAWKKVYLNMDTIYENKPIDTSITLFGKQFDYPFFAGPVGAIQLHYSDKYNDITYNDVLVSACSEHGIAAFTGDGVNPQVMEGATKAIKAAGGLGIPTIKPWNKETIEEKMQLVSKSDAFAVAMDIDAAGLPFLKNLTPPAGSKTVEELKEIINFTETPFIVKGIMSVKGALKAKEAGADAIVVSNHGGRVLDGCAATADVLEEIVAAVGDSMKIFVDGGIRTGGDIFKALALGADGIIIARPFVSAVFGGGAEGVAGYINKIGEELRDTMAMCGATSISEITRDMVRR, encoded by the coding sequence ATGACATATGAAGAAGTGTTGAAGGCTGCAAGAGAATGTATTGGCGATAAGTGCTTTGCCTGTCCTGTTTGCAACGGAAAGGCTTGTGGAAATAAGTTGCCGGGCCCTGGTGCAAAGGGAATTGGCGATGCGGCGGTGCGTAATTATGAGGCTTGGAAAAAAGTTTATCTTAATATGGATACCATCTATGAGAATAAGCCTATAGATACCTCTATTACCCTATTTGGCAAGCAATTTGATTATCCTTTTTTTGCAGGCCCTGTAGGTGCCATTCAGCTGCATTACAGCGATAAATATAATGATATTACATATAATGATGTATTGGTTTCTGCTTGCAGTGAACACGGGATTGCCGCTTTTACCGGTGATGGTGTAAATCCTCAGGTTATGGAGGGTGCCACAAAAGCAATCAAGGCGGCAGGGGGCTTGGGTATCCCCACAATTAAACCTTGGAATAAAGAAACCATTGAAGAGAAAATGCAATTGGTTTCCAAAAGTGATGCTTTTGCTGTTGCCATGGATATTGATGCGGCAGGATTACCCTTTTTGAAAAATCTGACGCCTCCTGCGGGCAGCAAAACTGTGGAAGAGCTGAAAGAGATTATTAACTTCACGGAGACACCTTTTATTGTAAAAGGAATCATGAGTGTGAAGGGTGCTTTAAAGGCAAAAGAAGCGGGAGCAGATGCCATTGTTGTTTCAAATCACGGTGGCAGAGTATTGGATGGTTGTGCCGCTACGGCAGATGTTTTGGAAGAGATTGTGGCGGCAGTAGGGGATAGTATGAAAATCTTCGTAGACGGCGGTATCCGTACCGGTGGAGACATTTTCAAAGCCCTAGCCCTGGGGGCAGATGGAATCATTATCGCTAGACCTTTTGTTTCCGCGGTATTTGGCGGAGGCGCAGAAGGGGTTGCAGGTTATATCAATAAAATTGGCGAAGAACTGCGAGATACAATGGCCATGTGCGGTGCCACCAGTATTTCTGAAATCACGAGGGATATGGTAAGAAGATAA
- the argC gene encoding N-acetyl-gamma-glutamyl-phosphate reductase produces the protein MKYKVYIDGQVGTTGLQLRQRLEHHPNIELMLISEELRKDEAERKRLMNSADVVFLCLPDEAAKEAVFLVENPNVCIIDASTAHRTNPLWTYGFPELSPAHRQEIAKAKRIANPGCHATGFIAAAYPLVKLGILSPDYPFSAHSITGYSGGGKGMIQEYEASDRPDAFESPRQYGLNQTHKHLPEMQYVTGISAPPVFTPIVCDFYRGMETCIPLHTDLFLKKVTKAELIAYFQDFYKDSNFIKIAHEESGFLASNLLADSNGLTLYIEGNDQRMTITSVFDNLGKGASGAAVQNMNIVLGLDETESLI, from the coding sequence ATGAAATATAAAGTTTACATAGACGGCCAAGTAGGTACAACAGGCTTGCAGCTGCGTCAGCGTCTGGAACATCATCCGAATATAGAGCTTATGCTAATCAGCGAAGAGCTGAGGAAGGATGAGGCTGAAAGAAAAAGACTGATGAACAGTGCAGACGTTGTGTTCCTTTGTTTACCCGATGAGGCGGCGAAGGAAGCGGTTTTTCTGGTGGAGAACCCCAACGTATGCATCATTGATGCCAGTACCGCCCATAGAACCAACCCCCTTTGGACTTACGGCTTTCCGGAGCTTTCTCCCGCTCATAGACAGGAGATTGCAAAAGCAAAGCGTATAGCCAACCCCGGGTGTCATGCAACAGGCTTTATTGCGGCGGCATATCCCTTGGTAAAGCTGGGTATTCTAAGCCCTGACTACCCCTTCTCCGCTCACAGCATCACAGGCTACAGTGGTGGCGGCAAAGGAATGATTCAGGAATATGAAGCTTCTGATAGACCTGATGCATTTGAGAGCCCAAGGCAATATGGCTTAAATCAAACCCATAAGCACTTGCCCGAAATGCAGTATGTAACAGGAATTTCCGCTCCACCGGTATTTACGCCAATTGTTTGCGATTTCTATCGGGGTATGGAAACCTGCATCCCTCTGCATACAGACCTTTTTTTGAAAAAGGTTACAAAGGCAGAACTGATTGCTTACTTTCAGGATTTTTATAAAGACTCTAATTTTATAAAAATCGCCCATGAGGAAAGCGGTTTTCTGGCATCCAATTTATTGGCAGACAGCAATGGTTTAACCCTTTATATCGAAGGAAACGACCAAAGAATGACCATTACCAGTGTATTTGATAACTTAGGTAAAGGTGCATCGGGAGCGGCAGTGCAAAATATGAATATTGTCCTCGGTTTAGATGAAACCGAATCATTGATATAA